One part of the Humulus lupulus chromosome 9, drHumLupu1.1, whole genome shotgun sequence genome encodes these proteins:
- the LOC133802366 gene encoding wall-associated receptor kinase 2-like, giving the protein MAAVIKKFSSFCLLLVLWPWIPTPTTTTTAAATANTTTMAAMGGVAVKKAKPNCEDKCGEVDVPYPFGIHKGCAIDNNDRYFLLTCNRTSSPPKLIYGTNIEVRNIDLENATMSVIIENSYDCYNEDGDSSGYSGENITLSSFFTFSNTENKLMAFGCDTLAYMTDYEKSFGSGCVSICSSDVNMSSQTSCSGLGCCQTSIPKHLDTLLIGLQSFDNHSEVHSFNPCGYAFLADQRTFDISKMWLDFRPKDVENSSVLLDWVVGNETCEEAKSNGSSYVCGDNTDCYYSDNGRGYLCRCSKGFKGNPFLKQGCEDIDECLEPETYKCRECKNTFGGYKCKCPLGMHGDGKDGNCQGFRFTTFATVIGASIFSVIIAILLFYDYNRRKREKIFKQNGGLVLKNQRVRIFSKAELAKATNNYNQSNFLGQGGFASVYKGVVQNETSTSTTATTAQQVAVKKPKLEKDDKNNTLQINRRQFHEEIAIVSQVNHKNVVKLLGLCLEAKVPLLVYELVPNGTLSKHIHAKRSLSSDMLRPWRTRLRIATETALAIDYLHSLAHPPIIHRDIKSTNILLDENYTAKVSDFGASVLIPPGQNGIATTVQGTLGYLDPEYLTTGTLTTKSDVYSFGVVLMELITGERPISNGVIRSGAKRNIIQYFVSTLRENKGEKCVEKIVDPKVVYDENHEREIEIVVATICLSVNGSKDPTRF; this is encoded by the exons ATGGCGGCAGTGATAAAAAAATTCAGTTCCTTCTGCCTACTGCTAGTTCTATGGCCATGGATACCAACGCCAACGACGACGACGACGGCAGCAGCCACAGCAAATACTACTACCATGGCGGCCATGGGCGGTGTTGCCGTAAAGAAGGCCAAACCCAATTGCGAGGACAAATGCGGAGAAGTGGACGTCCCATACCCCTTTGGAATCCACAAAGGTTGTGCCATCGATAATAATGATAGGTACTTCTTGCTCACATGTAACCGCACCAGTTCTCCTCCGAAACTAATATATGGAACAAACATCGAGGTTCGCAACATCGATCTCGAGAATGCCACTATGAGCGTTATCATAGAGAACTCCTACGACTGTTATAACGAGGACGGAGATTCCTCTGGCTATTCCGGCGAAAACATAACATTGAGTAGTTTCTTCACGTTCTCAAACACTGAGAACAAGCTCATGGCCTTCGGCTGCGACACGCTGGCGTACATGACCGACTACGAAAAAAGTTTCGGCAGTGGCTGCGTCTCGATCTGCAGTAGTGATGTGAACATGTCGTCCCAAACCTCGTGTTCGGGCTTAGGCTGCTGCCAGACCTCTATTCCCAAGCATCTCGACACTCTGCTCATAGGACTCCAGAGCTTCGACAACCACTCCGAGGTTCACTCGTTCAACCCTTGCGGGTATGCGTTCTTGGCGGACCAGAGGACTTTCGACATCTCCAAAATGTGGCTCGATTTTCGGCCGAAAGATGTAGAAAACTCTAGCGTTTTGCTGGATTGGGTTGTGGGAAACGAGACGTGTGAGGAAGCTAAATCGAATGGATCGTCCTATGTGTGCGGTGACAATACTGATTGTTACTATTCGGACAATGGTCGAGGATATCTTTGCCGGTGTTCCAAAGGTTTTAAGGGAAATCCTTTTCTCAAACAAGGCTGTGAAG ACATAGATGAGTGCTTAGAGCCAGAGACATACAAATGCAGAGAATGCAAAAACACATTTGGAGGTTACAAGTGCAAGTGCCCACTTGGGATGCATGGCGATGGAAAAGATGGAAACTGTCAAGGATTTAGATTTACCACTTTTGCTACAG TTATCGGAGCAAGCATTTTTTCGGTGATAATAGCTATACTTCTTTTCTACGACTACAATAGGAGGAAAAGGGAAAAAATATTCAAGCAAAACGGTGGTTTGGTGTTAAAGAACCAAAGAGTGAGAATCTTCAGTAAAGCAGAGCTGGCCAAAGCAACCAATAACTACAACCAATCCAATTTCCTCGGTCAAGGTGGCTTTGCTTCAGTTTATAAGGGAGTTGTACAAAATGAAACTAGTACtagtactactgctactactgctcaaCAAGTAGCTGTGAAGAAACCGAAACTTGAAAAGGACGACAAGAACAATACTTTACAAATCAACCGCAGACAATTCCATGAAGAAATTGCTATCGTTTCCCAAGTCAACCACAAGAATGTGGTCAAACTTTTGGGCTTATGTCTCGAGGCCAAAGTCCCACTTTTGGTTTACGAATTAGTACCAAATGGAACCCTTTCCAAGCACATCCACGCTAAGAGATCTTTGTCATCTGATATGTTAAGGCCTTGGAGAACTCGACTACGTATTGCAACAGAAACTGCTCTTGCCATTGACTATTTGCATTCTTTGGCTCACCCTCCAATCATTCATCGAGACATTAAGTCGACCAACATTCTCTTAGATGAAAACTATACTGCCAAAGTGTCTGATTTTGGTGCCTCAGTTTTGATACCTCCAGGGCAAAATGGTATAGCTACAACGGTTCAAGGGACTCTTGGCTACTTAGATCCTGAATACTTGACTACTGGTACACTGACTACAAAGAGTGATGTTTATAGCTTTGGTGTTGTTTTGATGGAGCTAATTACAGGAGAACGACCAATATCAAATGGAGTTATTAGGAGTGGAGCTAAAAGGAATATTATTCAGTACTTTGTTTCGACGCTAAGAGAGAACAAGGGTGAGAAATGCGTGGAGAAGATAGTGGATCCTAAGGTTGTTTACGATGAAAATCACGAAAGGGAGATAGAGATTGTTGtggcaacaatttgtctttctgTAAATGGAAGTAAAGATCCGACAAGGTTTTGA
- the LOC133802368 gene encoding wall-associated receptor kinase 2-like — MAAVIKKFSSFCLLLVLWPWIPTTTTTTTTAAATANTTTMAAMGGVAVKKAKPNCEDKCGEVDVPYPFGIHKGCAIDNNDRYFLLTCNRTSSPPKLIYGINIEVRNIDLENATMSVIIENSYDCYENGESSGNSGQNITLSSFFTFSNTENKLMAFGCDTLAYMTDYEKSFGSGCVSICSSDVNMSSQTSCSGLGCCQTSIPKHLDTLLIGLQSFDNHSEVHSFNPCGYAFLADQRTFDISKTRLDFWPKDVENSSVLLDWVVGNETCEEAKSNGSSYVCGDNTDCYYSDNGRGYLCRCSKGFKGNPYLKQGCEDIDECLEPETYKCRECKNTFGGYKCKCPLGMHGDGKDGNCQGFRFTTFATVIGASIFSVIIAILLFYDYNRRKREKIFKQNGGLVLKNQRVRIFSKAELAKATNNYNQSNFLGQGGFASVYKGVVQNETKTELEKDDKNNTLQINRQQFHEEIAIVSQVNHKNVVKLLGLCLEAKVPLLVYELVPNGTLSKHIHAKRSLSTDMLRPWRTRLRIATETALAIDYLHSLAHPPIIHRDIKSTNILLDENYTAKVSDFGASVLIPPGQNGIATTVQGTLGYLDPEYLTTGTLTTKSDVYSFGVVLMELITGERPMSNGVIRSGAKRNIIQYFVSTLRENKGEKCVEKIVDPKVVYDENHEREIEIVAMLAMKCLEVHGEKRPSMKEVAEELLGLNKLYKNNNAQRGNGEETEQLLSVDHNDQSLFSISHSNIENDQVVEYTTFDISGYNVESSISLN; from the exons ATGGCGGCAGTGATAAAAAAATTCAGTTCCTTCTGCCTACTGCTAGTTCTATGGCCATGGATACCAACGACAACGACGACGACGACGACGGCAGCAGCCACAGCAAATACTACTACCATGGCGGCCATGGGCGGTGTTGCCGTAAAGAAGGCCAAACCCAATTGCGAGGACAAATGCGGAGAAGTGGACGTCCCATACCCCTTTGGAATCCACAAAGGTTGTGCCATCGATAATAATGATAGGTACTTCTTGCTCACATGTAACCGCACCAGTTCTCCTCCGAAACTAATATATGGAATAAACATCGAGGTTCGCAACATCGATCTCGAGAATGCCACTATGAGCGTTATCATAGAGAACTCCTACGACTGTTACGAGAACGGAGAGTCCTCTGGCAATTCCGGCCAAAACATAACATTGAGTAGTTTCTTCACGTTCTCAAACACTGAGAACAAGCTCATGGCCTTCGGCTGCGACACGCTGGCGTACATGACCGACTACGAAAAAAGTTTCGGCAGTGGCTGCGTCTCGATCTGCAGTAGTGATGTGAACATGTCGTCCCAAACCTCGTGTTCGGGCTTAGGCTGCTGCCAGACCTCTATTCCCAAGCATCTCGACACTCTGCTCATAGGACTCCAGAGCTTCGACAACCACTCCGAGGTTCACTCGTTCAACCCTTGCGGGTATGCGTTCTTGGCGGACCAGAGGACTTTCGACATCTCCAAAACGAGGCTCGATTTTTGGCCGAAAGATGTAGAAAACTCTAGCGTTTTGCTGGATTGGGTTGTGGGAAACGAGACGTGTGAGGAAGCTAAATCGAATGGATCGTCCTATGTGTGCGGTGACAATACTGATTGTTACTATTCGGACAATGGTCGAGGATATCTTTGCCGGTGTTCCAAAGGTTTTAAGGGAAATCCTTATCTCAAACAAGGCTGTGAAG ACATAGATGAGTGCTTAGAGCCAGAGACATACAAATGCAGAGAATGCAAAAACACATTTGGAGGTTACAAGTGCAAGTGCCCACTTGGGATGCATGGCGATGGAAAAGATGGAAACTGTCAAGGATTTAGATTTACCACTTTTGCTACAG TTATCGGAGCAAGCATTTTTTCGGTGATAATAGCTATACTTCTTTTCTACGACTACAATAGGAGGAAAAGGGAAAAAATATTCAAACAAAACGGTGGTTTGGTGTTAAAGAACCAAAGAGTGAGAATCTTCAGTAAAGCAGAGCTGGCCAAAGCAACCAATAACTACAACCAATCCAATTTCCTCGGTCAAGGTGGCTTTGCTTCAGTTTATAAGGGAGTTGTACAAAATGAAACTA AAACCGAACTTGAAAAGGACGACAAGAACAATACTTTACAAATCAACCGCCAACAATTCCATGAAGAAATTGCCATCGTTTCCCAAGTCAACCACAAGAATGTGGTCAAACTTTTGGGCTTATGTCTCGAGGCCAAAGTCCCACTTTTGGTTTACGAATTAGTACCAAATGGAACCCTTTCCAAGCACATCCACGCTAAGAGATCTTTGTCAACTGATATGTTAAGGCCTTGGAGAACTCGACTACGTATTGCAACAGAAACTGCTCTTGCCATTGACTATTTGCATTCTTTGGCTCACCCTCCAATCATTCATCGAGACATTAAGTCGACCAACATTCTCTTAGATGAAAACTATACTGCCAAAGTGTCTGATTTTGGTGCCTCAGTTTTGATACCTCCAGGGCAAAATGGTATAGCTACAACAGTTCAAGGGACTCTTGGCTACTTAGATCCTGAATACTTGACTACTGGTACACTGACTACAAAGAGTGATGTTTATAGCTTTGGTGTTGTTTTGATGGAGCTAATTACAGGAGAACGACCAATGTCAAATGGAGTTATTAGGAGTGGAGCTAAAAGGAATATTATTCAGTACTTTGTTTCGACGCTAAGAGAGAACAAGGGTGAGAAATGCGTGGAGAAGATAGTGGATCCTAAGGTTGTTTACGATGAAAATCACGAAAGGGAGATAGAGATAGTTGCTATGCTCGCAATGAAATGCTTGGAAGTACATGGTGAAAAAAGACCATCCATGAAAGAAGTGGCAGAAGAGCTTTTGGGGCTTAACAAGCTCTACAAGAATAATAATGCTCAACGAGGTAATGGAGAAGAGACAGAACAATTACTCAGTGTTGATCATAATGATCAGTCATTGTTTTCCATCAGCCATTCCAATATTGAGAATGATCAAGTCGTCGAGTATACCACATTTGATATATCGGGATATAACGTCGAATCATCAATTTCTCTCAACTAA
- the LOC133799304 gene encoding uncharacterized mitochondrial protein AtMg00820-like, translated as MASTLKHPTASIYTSTIPVNVQQALSSPEWLQAMKEEYQALFSNDTWELVPREPHMNTVANKWIFRIKYNANGSLQRHKARLVPKGFQQQPGIDFFETFSPVVKP; from the coding sequence ATGGCCTCCACCCTTAAACACCCCACCGCTTCGATCTATACATCCACCATCCCTGTGAATGTGCAACAAGCTCTTTCTTCCCCTGAGTGGCTTCAAGCAATGAAAGAAGAATATCAAGCCTTGTTTAGCAATGATACTTGGGAACTTGTTCCACGTGAGCCTCATATGAACACAGTTGCAAACAAATGGATCTTTCGAATCAAATACAATGCCAACGGGTCCCTTCAACGCCACAAAGCCCGCCTTGTCCCCAAGGGTTTTCAACAACAACCCGGCATCGATTTTTTTGAGACCTTCAGTCCCGTTGTCAAACCTTAA